One segment of Primulina tabacum isolate GXHZ01 chromosome 6, ASM2559414v2, whole genome shotgun sequence DNA contains the following:
- the LOC142549786 gene encoding uncharacterized protein LOC142549786 isoform X4, whose amino-acid sequence MSYFPVGHRGENDDFDHCDPTHYVGGYDIDLIYGRSLPPSYETCYPYRSSASDHPQFASHYKPSDYAFEAPGNEYNSFSGQKSRPGPPASAPGRGFGGPKPNYGFQPGGGVCEHGGRNEYARPEPGYGPGYSMKPASSNFGSSHGRSFEFENSSLIPGREPDYGESGYGPGVRKPASDFRGSRYESGGSGYVGWPEKPTFPKPSYPEPSYPRPYPGPSYPMPSYPEPNYPMPSYPEPSYPAPDYALQKYEHDHSDHSHRHGRGH is encoded by the exons ATGTCTTACTTCCCCGTCGGCCACCGCGGCGAGAACGACGACTTCGACCACTGCGATCCCACCCATTACGTTGGAGGATACGATATCGACTTGATCTACGGCCGCAGCCTCCCTCCATCATATGAAACCTGTTACCCTTACAGATCCTCAGCTTCCGACCACCCGCAGTTTGCCTCCCACTACAAGCCCTCCGATTATGCTTTTGAAGCTCCGGGAAACGAATACAATAGCTTTTCCGGGCAGAAATCGCGACCAGGACCACCAGCGTCTGCGCCTGGGCGTGGCTTCGGTGGACCAAAGCCCAACTACGGGTTTCAACCTGGTGGCGGAGTTTGCGAGCATGGAGGGAGGAACGAGTACGCGAGACCGGAGCCTGGGTATGGACCTGGGTATAGCATGAAGCCGGCCAGTTCGAATTTCGGATCTTCGCATGGAAGGAGCTTTGAATTCGAGAACTCCAGCTTGATACCCGGGAGGGAACCCGATTACGGTGAATCGGGATATGGTCCTGGTGTGAGGAAGCCTGCATCAGATTTTCGTGGATCCAGATACGAGTCCGGTGGCTCTGGCTACGTTGGCTGGCCTGAGAAACCCACTTTCCCGAAACCCAGCTATCCGGAGCCTAGTTACCCTAGACCCTATCCGGGGCCCAGCTACCCGATGCCCAGCTATCCGGAGCCGAATTATCCGATGCCCAGCTATCCGGAGCCAAGTTATCCAGCACCCGACTATGCCCTCCAGAAATAT GAACATGATCATTC CGACCATTCGCACCGCCATGGCCGCGGCCACTAG
- the LOC142549786 gene encoding uncharacterized protein LOC142549786 isoform X3: protein MSYFPVGHRGENDDFDHCDPTHYVGGYDIDLIYGRSLPPSYETCYPYRSSASDHPQFASHYKPSDYAFEAPGNEYNSFSGQKSRPGPPASAPGRGFGGPKPNYGFQPGGGVCEHGGRNEYARPEPGYGPGYSMKPASSNFGSSHGRSFEFENSSLIPGREPDYGESGYGPGVRKPASDFRGSRYESGGSGYVGWPEKPTFPKPSYPEPSYPRPYPGPSYPMPSYPEPNYPMPSYPEPSYPAPDYALQKYEHDHSDHDHSHHDHSHRHGRGH from the exons ATGTCTTACTTCCCCGTCGGCCACCGCGGCGAGAACGACGACTTCGACCACTGCGATCCCACCCATTACGTTGGAGGATACGATATCGACTTGATCTACGGCCGCAGCCTCCCTCCATCATATGAAACCTGTTACCCTTACAGATCCTCAGCTTCCGACCACCCGCAGTTTGCCTCCCACTACAAGCCCTCCGATTATGCTTTTGAAGCTCCGGGAAACGAATACAATAGCTTTTCCGGGCAGAAATCGCGACCAGGACCACCAGCGTCTGCGCCTGGGCGTGGCTTCGGTGGACCAAAGCCCAACTACGGGTTTCAACCTGGTGGCGGAGTTTGCGAGCATGGAGGGAGGAACGAGTACGCGAGACCGGAGCCTGGGTATGGACCTGGGTATAGCATGAAGCCGGCCAGTTCGAATTTCGGATCTTCGCATGGAAGGAGCTTTGAATTCGAGAACTCCAGCTTGATACCCGGGAGGGAACCCGATTACGGTGAATCGGGATATGGTCCTGGTGTGAGGAAGCCTGCATCAGATTTTCGTGGATCCAGATACGAGTCCGGTGGCTCTGGCTACGTTGGCTGGCCTGAGAAACCCACTTTCCCGAAACCCAGCTATCCGGAGCCTAGTTACCCTAGACCCTATCCGGGGCCCAGCTACCCGATGCCCAGCTATCCGGAGCCGAATTATCCGATGCCCAGCTATCCGGAGCCAAGTTATCCAGCACCCGACTATGCCCTCCAGAAATAT GAACATGATCATTCCG ACCACGACCATTCGCACCACGACCATTCGCACCGCCATGGCCGCGGCCACTAG
- the LOC142549786 gene encoding uncharacterized protein LOC142549786 isoform X2 encodes MSYFPVGHRGENDDFDHCDPTHYVGGYDIDLIYGRSLPPSYETCYPYRSSASDHPQFASHYKPSDYAFEAPGNEYNSFSGQKSRPGPPASAPGRGFGGPKPNYGFQPGGGVCEHGGRNEYARPEPGYGPGYSMKPASSNFGSSHGRSFEFENSSLIPGREPDYGESGYGPGVRKPASDFRGSRYESGGSGYVGWPEKPTFPKPSYPEPSYPRPYPGPSYPMPSYPEPNYPMPSYPEPSYPAPDYALQKYEHDHSDDYDRRNHDHSHRHGRGH; translated from the exons ATGTCTTACTTCCCCGTCGGCCACCGCGGCGAGAACGACGACTTCGACCACTGCGATCCCACCCATTACGTTGGAGGATACGATATCGACTTGATCTACGGCCGCAGCCTCCCTCCATCATATGAAACCTGTTACCCTTACAGATCCTCAGCTTCCGACCACCCGCAGTTTGCCTCCCACTACAAGCCCTCCGATTATGCTTTTGAAGCTCCGGGAAACGAATACAATAGCTTTTCCGGGCAGAAATCGCGACCAGGACCACCAGCGTCTGCGCCTGGGCGTGGCTTCGGTGGACCAAAGCCCAACTACGGGTTTCAACCTGGTGGCGGAGTTTGCGAGCATGGAGGGAGGAACGAGTACGCGAGACCGGAGCCTGGGTATGGACCTGGGTATAGCATGAAGCCGGCCAGTTCGAATTTCGGATCTTCGCATGGAAGGAGCTTTGAATTCGAGAACTCCAGCTTGATACCCGGGAGGGAACCCGATTACGGTGAATCGGGATATGGTCCTGGTGTGAGGAAGCCTGCATCAGATTTTCGTGGATCCAGATACGAGTCCGGTGGCTCTGGCTACGTTGGCTGGCCTGAGAAACCCACTTTCCCGAAACCCAGCTATCCGGAGCCTAGTTACCCTAGACCCTATCCGGGGCCCAGCTACCCGATGCCCAGCTATCCGGAGCCGAATTATCCGATGCCCAGCTATCCGGAGCCAAGTTATCCAGCACCCGACTATGCCCTCCAGAAATAT GAACATGATCATTCCGACGACTACGACCGGAGAA ACCACGACCATTCGCACCGCCATGGCCGCGGCCACTAG
- the LOC142549786 gene encoding uncharacterized protein LOC142549786 isoform X1 has protein sequence MSYFPVGHRGENDDFDHCDPTHYVGGYDIDLIYGRSLPPSYETCYPYRSSASDHPQFASHYKPSDYAFEAPGNEYNSFSGQKSRPGPPASAPGRGFGGPKPNYGFQPGGGVCEHGGRNEYARPEPGYGPGYSMKPASSNFGSSHGRSFEFENSSLIPGREPDYGESGYGPGVRKPASDFRGSRYESGGSGYVGWPEKPTFPKPSYPEPSYPRPYPGPSYPMPSYPEPNYPMPSYPEPSYPAPDYALQKYEHDHSDDYDRRNHDHSHHDHSHHDHSHRHGRGH, from the exons ATGTCTTACTTCCCCGTCGGCCACCGCGGCGAGAACGACGACTTCGACCACTGCGATCCCACCCATTACGTTGGAGGATACGATATCGACTTGATCTACGGCCGCAGCCTCCCTCCATCATATGAAACCTGTTACCCTTACAGATCCTCAGCTTCCGACCACCCGCAGTTTGCCTCCCACTACAAGCCCTCCGATTATGCTTTTGAAGCTCCGGGAAACGAATACAATAGCTTTTCCGGGCAGAAATCGCGACCAGGACCACCAGCGTCTGCGCCTGGGCGTGGCTTCGGTGGACCAAAGCCCAACTACGGGTTTCAACCTGGTGGCGGAGTTTGCGAGCATGGAGGGAGGAACGAGTACGCGAGACCGGAGCCTGGGTATGGACCTGGGTATAGCATGAAGCCGGCCAGTTCGAATTTCGGATCTTCGCATGGAAGGAGCTTTGAATTCGAGAACTCCAGCTTGATACCCGGGAGGGAACCCGATTACGGTGAATCGGGATATGGTCCTGGTGTGAGGAAGCCTGCATCAGATTTTCGTGGATCCAGATACGAGTCCGGTGGCTCTGGCTACGTTGGCTGGCCTGAGAAACCCACTTTCCCGAAACCCAGCTATCCGGAGCCTAGTTACCCTAGACCCTATCCGGGGCCCAGCTACCCGATGCCCAGCTATCCGGAGCCGAATTATCCGATGCCCAGCTATCCGGAGCCAAGTTATCCAGCACCCGACTATGCCCTCCAGAAATAT GAACATGATCATTCCGACGACTACGACCGGAGAAACCACGACCATTCGCACCACGACCATTCGCACCACGACCATTCGCACCGCCATGGCCGCGGCCACTAG
- the LOC142549787 gene encoding phosphate transporter PHO1 homolog 7-like: MMNKVDIHKRSIRTREKRTTVKKGFQKRFRISGTKKTDLFFFFARLVKMKFGKELASQIVPEWQGAYMDYNNLKKLLKHILRFRQQNGVTSSGHRASPKRRVTMYRAFSGLTNRYNNFRAGSPRKNDDEVILVGSVQQEDSENCYQTMFLRSSDAGGEHELVFFKALDDEFNKVLKFYKEKVREVKGEAEELSKQMEALIALRIKVDEPGVEQKFTSESSSGYSRPATVVAPKPGSRMEVIHEVEMSSEGTSGDEPIRTENRKINTGGFKPTSLDVLGRVTLNVDPETPVSTLRNIITSSKSELSFSREELRKVEEQLRQAFAQFYQQLRFLKSYCFLNMLAFSKIMKKYDKITSRNASRSYLDMVEKSYLGSSEELNKLIERLEATFIKHFANGNRRNGMKSLRPKRKKERHRTTFLLGLFTGCSIALVIAIIVTIHARKLLDHQGREQYMEAIFPLYSLFGYIFLHMLMYGANTYFWKRYSVNYPFIFGFKPGTELGFREIFLVTSGLSVLALAAALSNLDMEMDERTARFQMLTELVPLGLVALVLLITFCPFNIIYRSSRYFLIRCSWHCLFAPLYKVSLPDFFLADQLTSEVQAIRCIQFYVCYYTLGDFTKRSVTFLENRTYEIFIIIVAVIPYLSRVLQCLRRFFEEKDKSQGANSLKYFSTVVALVFRSIYDIRRIPFWRILATSSSGVTTIFNTYWDVVIDWGLLQRNSKNPWLRDKLLVSNKAVYFVAIVVNILLRLVWMQLVLDIEDAPFLHKRAMVALVACLEILRRGIWNFFRLENEHLNNVGKYRAFKHVPLPFHYADEKIM; this comes from the exons ATGATGAACAAGGTTGACATTCACAAAAGGAGCATCAGAACAAGGGAAAAAAGAACGACTGTCAAAAAGGGATTTCAAAAAAGATTCCGGATTTCAGGAACAAAAAAGACagacttgttttttttttttgccagaTTGGTGAAGATGAAATTTGGGAAGGAATTAGCTTCCCAAATTGTGCCAGAATGGCAGGGAGCATATATGGATTACAACAATCTCAAGAAACTGCTCAAGCACATACTTAGATTCAGACAGCAGAATGGAGTGACATCATCGGGCCATAGGGCATCCCCGAAGAGGAGGGTAACTATGTACAGAGCATTCAGCGGGCTAACCAACAGATACAACAACTTTAGAGCCGGCTCTCCGCGTAAGAATGATGATGAAGTTATCTTAGTCGGATCAGTGCAGCAAGAGGACTCTGAAAATTGTTACCAGACAATGTTTTTAAGGTCGTCCGATGCGGGCGGCGAACACGAGCTCGTGTTCTTCAAAGCATTGGATGATGAATTCAATAAAGTGCTGAAATTTTACAAGGAAAAGGTTCGAGAAGTGAAGGGGGAGGCCGAGGAGCTGAGCAAACAGATGGAGGCGCTTATTGCTTTAAGGATCAAGGTGGATGAGCCCGGTGTGGAGCAGAAATTTACTTCTGAATCGAGTTCTGGGTATTCAAGGCCAGCGACAGTTGTTGCCCCGAAGCCAG GTTCACGTATGGAGGTGATTCACGAAGTTGAGATGAGCAGTGAGGGAACTTCAGGAGACGAACCGATAAGAACCGAGAATCGGAAAATAAATACAGGCGGATTTAAGCCCACTTCTTTAGATGTCTTAGGACGTGTGACGCTAAACGTTGATCCCGAAACTCCGGTCTCGACTTTGAGAAATATTATCACGAGTTCAAAATCAGAACTATCATTCAGCAGGGAGGAGCTCAGAAAAGTAGAAGAACAATTAAGACAGGCCTTTGCCCAATTTTATCAGCAGCTTCGATTCTTGAAAAGCTACTG TTTCTTGAATATGCTTGCATTTTCCAAGATCATGAAGAAATATGACAAG ATCACTTCAAGAAATGCTTCGAGATCTTACTTAGATATGGTTGAGAAGTCGTATCTAGGCAGCTCCGAAGAG CTTAACAAGCTCATAGAAAGACTAGAGGCCACATTCATTAAGCACTTCGCCAACGGAAACCGTAGAAATGGGATGAAATCTTTGAGACCTAAACGTAAAAAGGAAAGGCATAGAACAACATTTCTCCTCG GTCTGTTCACTGGTTGCTCAATAGCACTTGTTATTGCTATTATTGTCACCATACATGCGCGGAAACTTCTAGATCATCAGGGACGAGAACAGTATATGGAGGCTATATTCCCACTGTACAG TTTGTTTGGGTACATTTTTCTACACATGCTAATGTATGGAGCAAACACGTACTTCTGGAAGCGATACTCGGTGAATTATCCCTTCATCTTCGGATTCAAACCTGGAACCGAATTGggatttcgagaaatatttcttgTTACTTCCGGGCTTTCAGTACTTGCATTGGCTGCTGCACTCTCGAATCTGGACATGGAAATGGATGAAAGAACGGCAAGGTTCCAGATGCTAACCGAGTTGGTTCCACTAGGCCTTGTTGCT CTTGTGCTTCTTATTACCTTCTGTCCCTTCAACATAATATACCGCTCAAGTCGTTACTTTCTCATTCGATGCTCATGGCACTGCCTCTTTGCCCCACTCTATAAG GTTTCTCTACCTGATTTCTTCTTGGCGGATCAGCTGACAAGCGAG GTTCAGGCTATCCGGTGCATTCAATTCTACGTTTGCTATTATACATTGGGTGATTTCACAAAGAGATCAGTTACATTTCTCGAGAACCGTACCTATGAGATTTTCATCATTATTGTTGCAGTTATTCCTTACTTATCGCGTGTTCTTCAG TGCTTACGCCGTTTCTTTGAGGAAAAAGATAAATCACAGGGCGCTAATAGCCTCAAATACTTTTCCACAGTCGTTGCACTCGTTTTCAGATCAATATATGATATCAGACGCATACCGTTTTGGAGAATCTTGGCTACTTCAAGCTCAGGTGTTACCACAATATTTAACACATACTGGGATGTCGTTATCGACTGGGGTCTTTTGCAAAGAAATTCCAAGAATCCATGGTTGAGAGATAAGCTTTTGGTGTCAAACAAGGCTGTGTACTTCGTTGCCATA GTTGTGAACATCCTACTGAGACTTGTGTGGATGCAGTTAGTTCTCGACATCGAAGATGCGCCATTTCTGCACAAGAGAGCCATGGTTGCGCTTGTTGCATGCTTGGAGATACTTCGTCGTGGAATTTGGAACTTTTTCAG ATTGGAGAATGAGCATTTGAACAACGTCGGGAAGTATCGAGCTTTCAAACATGTTCCTCTGCCATTTCACTATGCAGATGAAAAGATTATGTGA